The window GATGGATTTTGCAATCAATGCTGCCGCGCCACCAACTGCTGCGAAGTATGTGCAACCATTTTTCTTCATGGATTCAACTACTTCTGGTTTACGGGAACCTTTACCAATCATGCCTTTGATACCTTGATCAAGCATTGTTGGTGTATAAGCATCCATACGACCGGAAGTTGTAGGACCAGCGGAACCAATTGGATCACCAGGTTTTGCAGGTGTTGGTCCAAGATAATAAACAAACTTATTTGTCCAGTCGATTGGCAATTTTTCACCACGCGCTAAAGCTTCAGTCATAACTTTATGAGCAGCGTCACGAGCGGAGTAAATTTTACCAGTAATAAGAACACTATCACCAACTTTTAATTTGCGGGAAAACTCTTCATTATATTCTTCAGTATTAATGCGAATTGATTCAGCCATTGTATTTACCTCCTATCGATTAAAGTACTACGTGAGCATGACGAGCAGCATGGCACATAATAGTAACTGCAACAGGAAGACCTGCGATGTGAGTTGCACCCCATTCGATGTTTACACCGATACAAGTTGTAGTGCCACCCAATTGTGGTCCAATACCAGTTTTGTTAACCATTTCCATGATTTCTTCTTCTAATTTTGCATAGTCTGCATCTTTATGAGGTACACTAATGTCACGAAGCAACGCTTTTTTGGACATAACAGCTGCTTGGTCCATAGTACCGCCAATACCAATGCCGAGTACGATTGGAGGGCATGGGTTAGGGCCTGCATGTTTTACGATTTCAAGGACTGCATTTTTAACGCCTTCCACACCATCAGCAGGTACGAGCATAGCTACATCGGATTTATTTTCAGAACCGAAACCTTTTAATTCTACTTGAATATCTACTTTATCGCCAGGAACGATTTCAGTGTAGATGATTGCAGGTGTGTTATTTTGTGTATTTTTACGGTTGAACAATGGTTCAGCTACAACGGATTTACGAAGATAACCTTCAACATAACCAGCTGCAACACCAGCATTGATAGCTTCTGTAAGATCACCACCAACGAAATGAACATCTTGACCAACTTTTAAGAATACCATAGTCATACCAGTATCTTGGCAGTATGGACGATCTTCAGCATCGGCAATTTCTGCATTTTTAATAATTTGATCAAGAACGATACGACCTACCGAAGACTCTTCTGTTTCACGGCCTTTTTTCAAACCTTCATAGATGTCTTTTGGCAAGTGGTAAGCTGCGTCCATACACATTTGACGGACTGTTTTTGTGATTTCAGATACTTGAATCTCGCGCAAGATAATCCCTCCTCAGGAAAATAGTTGAATATTAATTCTAATACCGATGAGATAAAATAAAATTCTCAAACATATGAAAGAATATCTATCTCAAACCGATGAGATTAACTCTATACATAAATCGTAGCACACAATATAAGGGGATTCAACGTCTCACCTATACAGTTTTCTCAATGCTTTTCCAGTTTTTGAGAATTGTTTTCATGAATATTTTTGTATATATTTCGGTTTTTCAATAGCCTACATAGACTTTATTCTCCAGTCACTAAAAAAGCCCCATTCTGTGATAAAAGTCATAGTCTATCACATATCAATAAGATTTTAATATCTTATATTTTTACCTACTTTCTTATATATAAATTTGGTTTAAAATGAACCACAAACATAGACTATATCTAATAAGATAAATACACTTTCATCTTAACTGATACTACTTTTCAACTAAATCTTTTAAACTTTTCTATAATGCATATGTATACCGATTATCTTCAATATACTTATATTGCTAACTCCCATTCATTTAGAGCCATACAATCACCTTAGAACGCAGTAAATATCTATAGTTAATAAGCTCTATAGATTTTATTAATTTTAATGACTCTCTCATCAAAATTATTGATAACTAATTTTATTTATAAAGTTATGTCTTTTAGTCATAATTGACAATATCTATTTTATAGTGTTCTAAAAAAAATGCTTGCTTTTATAATTAAACTAACATATAATAACAATCGTACCATTCCTCGATAGCTCAGTCGGTAGAGCAATCGGCTGTTAACCGATCGGTCGTAGGTTCGAGTCCTACTCGAGGAGCCATTTTGGCCCGTTGGTCAAGCGGTTAAGACACCGCCCTTTCACGGCGGTATCCCGGGTTCGATTCCCGGACGGGTCACCACCATGGACGATTAGCTCAGCTGGGAGAGCGCCTGCCTTACAAGCAGGATGTCGGCAGTTCGATCCTGTCATCGTCCACCAGACTAAAGAAGCAAGCTATTAAGCTTGCTTCTTTTTTTTGTATATATGATATAATAATATAAATTGTATAATTTGTAATTTTAAAAGAGTTTTATTAAGAGGAGGAATTATGTTACATAACTTCGGACTCTATAAACGTCCACTACTTACAGTACTTGCTGTACTACTCACAACTGCATTTACAACAGCCAGTGCCGCTATGATCGATTTGAGTCAGTTAACACCAAATACAACACAACCTGTAGCTCTTAGCACTATACAAAGTAGCACAAGTAATGAAGCTCCTACATTAGCCCCTGAAACGAATATGGAGCCTGTCATAAAAGTGGCTGCAACACCAACATCTACACCGATTTCTGGAGCTCCAGAAAAAGCCACAATTAATACTTCTAGTACAAGTCATGATGGACACTTAGAAAACTTTCCGAGCCGTAAAGTTACTATTGTTGTACCAGCAAATTTGCGCAATGAAAACACAGCTCAATTTGGTCGCTACATGACAGATCGCTTATCAAATACACTTAAATATCCTTACTATAATACAACCATCGTAAGTACTAACACACCAACTGCAGAAATTAAAGCCGCTGATCTTGCTCAAATTGCAGAGGCCCAAAATTCTGAAATCGTTATTATGCCTGTACCATTACAAGACGTATATGTACAAGTTAATACTATTAATAGCCCAGATCCGTATAATAAGGATAATCATGAAATTTATATCGCCGCAAAGGTTAATGCCCTTTTATACTATTATGATGTAAACGATAAGATAATCCATACTGTTCGTACGGGCTTCAACCAAACTGATGACTCTTTGACTATGCCAACACATAAATCAGTTTGGAACAAAGTTATGACTATATTACTTGATAAATTACCATATAAACGAATTCCAACAGACCGTGACCGTTACCAAGCACCTGGTATCAATTCTGAGGCACCTGTTGTACTAGATTTTCAAGTAGAACAACCTAAGAATACTGCGTACTCCTTAAAAGGTGTGAGCGTTTTATAATCAAAATTAGAAAGATAAAAAGGCTAGCCAGCTGGCTAGCCTTTTTCTTATAACATTTTTGTAACATGCAAGCGCAATAAGGCACGTTGCAATGCTGCTTCCGCTCTTTCTACATCAATATCAGGTGTAGGATTTGATAACCGACCTTCAGCACGCTCTTTAGCTCGACGAGCACGTTCCACATCAATGGATGTTGGATCTTGACAGTCAGGGGTTACAATACTCACCTTATTATGTTCAATTTCACAGAAGCCCCCAAATACAGCATATTCACGAGATGTTCCATCTGGTTGATCAATGCGTAAAGGTGCCAAGTCTAATGCGATAATCATAGGTGCATGGTTTGGCAAAATACCAAAAGCACCATCGATAGCTTTACCTACAAAGAATGTAGATTTGCCTTCGAATACAATCGCATCAGGTGTAATTATCTGTAGGGTCATAGGTTCCGCCATGGATTATTCCCCCTTCTCTTGCATTTCCTTTGCTTTTTGAACGGCTTCATCTATGGTACCAACCATGTAGAATGCACCTTCTGGCAATTCATCATGTTTACCATCCAAGATTTCTCTGAAGCCTCTCAATGTTTCGGACAATGGCACATATTTACCAGGAGAACCGGTAAATACTTCTGCTACGAAGAATGGTTGACTCAAGAAACGTTGAATCTTACGAGCGCGAGATACAGTGAGTTTATCTTCGTCAGACAATTCTTCCATACCGAGGATTGCGATAATATCTTGAAGATCGCGATATTTTTGCAATACTTCTTGTACTCCACGAGCTACTGCGTAGTGCTCTTCACCAAGTACATGTGGGTCCAAAATACGGCTTGTAGAGTCCAGAGGATCCACCGCCGGATAGATACCAAGTTCCGCAATGGAACGAGACAATACTGTTGTCGCATCCAAGTGAGCGAATGTCGCTGCTGGAGCAGGGTCAGTCAAGTCATCGGCAGGTACGTATACAGCTTGTACGGAGGTAATAGAACCTTCTTTTGTAGATGTAATACGTTCTTGCAATGCCCCTACGTCATTAGCCAATGTAGGTTGATAACCTACGGCAGATGGCATACGACCTAAGAGGGCGGATACTTCGGAACCCGCTTGGATAAAGCGGAAGATGTTATCAATGAACAAGAGCACGTCTTGTTTTTTCACATCACGGAAGTATTCAGCCATTGTAAGGCCTGTAAGACCTACGCGCATACGAGCCCCTGGTGGCTCATTCATTTGTCCATATACGAGAGCTGTTTTGTTGATAACGCCGGACTCTTTCATTTCGTTCCACAAGTCGTTACCTTCACGAGTACGTTCGCCTACGCCAGAGAATACGGAATAACCGCCGTGCTCTGTAGCAACATTGTGAATCAATTCCATGATCAATACGGTTTTACCTACACCGGCACCACCGAAGAGACCAATCTTACCACCTTTTACATATGGAGCGATAAGGTCAACGACCTTAATACCTGTTTCCAAGATTTGTGTATCTGGAGAAAGGTCATCAAATTTAGGTGCCGGACGGTGAATAGGCCATTTTTCATCAGCCACCACAGGTGCTGGATCATGGTCTACAGTTTCACCAAGTACGTTAAAGATGCGACCCAATACACCTTCCCCTACAGGAACGGAAATTGGAGCACCAGTATCTTCCGCTTCCATATTACGTGTCATACCGTCAGTAGAACTCATGGCAACGCAACGAACTGTATCGTCGCCTAAGTGTTGCATAACCTCTACTACGATTTTTTGTCTATCGTGTGCCTTGTGGTCATGGTAGATGTGGATGGCGTTGTAGATAGCTGGTAAATGACCAGCATCAAAGCGCACGTCTACAACTGGGCCGATGACCTGCACAACTTTACCAATATTATTACTCATCGACAGATGTCTCCTTATCTATTGCAAGGCATTAGCGCCACCAACGATTTCAGAAATTTCGTTTGTAATGCTAGATTGACGCAACTTGTTATATTCAAGGCCTAAGGACTCAATGAGTTCCCCTGCATTATCTGTAGCCGATGTCATGGCCGTCATACGAGCACCCAATTCACTAGCTGCAGATTGCAACAATCCATTATAAACTGTAATTTCTAAGTATTTTGGCAGCAACGCCTCCAAGACGGATACAGCGGACGGCATAAAATCATACTCTTCGCCTTTTACCTCATCTTGTGGTTGCTCTATTGGCAACAAGCGCTCAGCCTGTGCAATTTGCGTCATAGAATTTACAAAACGTGTATAGATCATGATGACTTCGTCTACTTCATGACGTTCATATAGTGAAAGTGCTTCATGCATGATGGCACGCGCATGTTCATAGGACGGTTTATCAGAAAAGCCCGCATAAGACTTATCGATGCGAATACCTCTAGATTTCATGCTATCTCTAGGCTTTCTGCCTGCCGTGATAACACGGTATGTATCAGGAGATTTACCATGTAATTGTTCCATAGCAAATTTCAACACATTAGACGAAAATGCCCCTGCAAGACCTTTATCTGCACCTACTACAATATAGCAAGTGCGCTCTACAGGTCGCACATCTAAGAGAGGACTTTCAAAGCCTTCTAAATCACTATTAGACATATGACGCAAGATTTGCCCTATCTTTTCTGCGTAAGGACGAGTAGCTTCCGCTTTTGTTTGTGCCCTACGAAGACGAGCAGAAGCTACCATCTTCATCGCTTTTGTAATTTGTTGCGTATTGGTAACACTTTTTATGCGTTTTCGCAAATCTTGTGCACTAGCCATACATTACGCCTCCTTACGAGACACTAATGTATGTGTAGAGCCAAATGCTTCAACACATTCTGGGATTGCTTGCTTCAATAGATTTTCAGTTTCTTCGTCAATTTTCTTAGACGTTTCAATGTTAGTGATGATTTCAGGGTAATTTGCTTTTACATAACGTAAAAGTTCAGCTTCAAAGGACAATACATCTGCCACTTGAATATCTGCTAAGTACCCTTTAGTACCAGCGTAAAGGTTGATAACCATTTCCGCTACACTCATAGGCTCATATTGACCTTGTTTTAACATTTCAGTTAAGCGTTCACCACGATCAAGTTGAGCGCGTGTAGCCGCATCAAGGTCGGAACCAAACTGAGCGAAAGCAGCCAACTCACGATATTGAGCAAGGTCCAAACGCAATTGGCCCGCCACTTGCTTCATCGCTTTAGTTTGTGCGCTACCACCTACACGGGATACGGACAAACCTACGTCAACAGCTGGACGAATACCAGAATAGAACATATCTGTTCCCAAGAAAATTTGACCATCAGTAATGGAAATTACGTTTGTTGGAATGTATGCAGATACGTCACCTGCTTGTGTTTCAATGATTGGCAACGCTGTAATAGAACCTCCACCAAGTTCAGATGAAAGTTTCGCAGCCCGCTCTAATAGACGACTGTGTAAGTAGAATACGTCACCTGGATATGCTTCACGCCCTGGTGGACGGCGCAATAATAGGGACATAGCACGATATGCAGCCGCTTGTTTTGTTAAGTCATCATATACGCATAATACGTGTTTACCTTGGTACATAAAGTATTCACCCATGGCAACACCAGCATATGGTGCAATGTATTGAAGAGGTGCACCTGTGGAAGCACTCGCAGAAACTACGATTGTATATTCCATAGCGCCTGCTTCTTCAAGCTTTTGCACTACGCGAGCAACCGTAGATTCTTTTTGACCAATAGCTACATAAATACAAATAACATCTTTGCCTTTTTGGTTCAAAATAGTATCTAAGGCAATCGCAGTTTTACCTGTACCACGGTCACCGATGATAAGCTCACGTTGACCACGGCCGATTGGTACCATCGCATCAATCGCTTTAAGACCTGTTTGCAATGGTTCATTTACGGATTGACGATCCGCAATACCAGGTGCTGGATGTTCGATAGGACGACGTTCTGTAGCTTGAATAGCACCCTTGCCATCAAGAGGTTGACCAAGAGGATTTACTACACGACCAATCAAGGCATCTCCAGCAGGAACGTCCATAATTTTGCCAGTACGACGCACTTGGTCTCCTTCTTTAATCAAGAAGTCATCACCTAATAGTACGGCACCAACATTATCTAATTCTAAGTTCAAAACCAAGCCATATACGCCGTGTGGTAATTCTAGCAACTCACCGGCCATGGCTCTTTCAAGACCATAAATATGGGCGATGCCATCCCCTACGTCGAGAACAGTACCCACGTCATCGACATTGAGGTCAACATCATAGTCCTGAAT of the Veillonella parvula genome contains:
- the atpC gene encoding ATP synthase F1 subunit epsilon; translation: MAEPMTLQIITPDAIVFEGKSTFFVGKAIDGAFGILPNHAPMIIALDLAPLRIDQPDGTSREYAVFGGFCEIEHNKVSIVTPDCQDPTSIDVERARRAKERAEGRLSNPTPDIDVERAEAALQRALLRLHVTKML
- a CDS encoding Fe-S-containing hydro-lyase, with the protein product MAESIRINTEEYNEEFSRKLKVGDSVLITGKIYSARDAAHKVMTEALARGEKLPIDWTNKFVYYLGPTPAKPGDPIGSAGPTTSGRMDAYTPTMLDQGIKGMIGKGSRKPEVVESMKKNGCTYFAAVGGAAALIAKSIKKYEVLAYGELGPEALAELTVEDFPCIVVGDTEGNNFYELGQKPYRKI
- the atpG gene encoding ATP synthase F1 subunit gamma; protein product: MASAQDLRKRIKSVTNTQQITKAMKMVASARLRRAQTKAEATRPYAEKIGQILRHMSNSDLEGFESPLLDVRPVERTCYIVVGADKGLAGAFSSNVLKFAMEQLHGKSPDTYRVITAGRKPRDSMKSRGIRIDKSYAGFSDKPSYEHARAIMHEALSLYERHEVDEVIMIYTRFVNSMTQIAQAERLLPIEQPQDEVKGEEYDFMPSAVSVLEALLPKYLEITVYNGLLQSAASELGARMTAMTSATDNAGELIESLGLEYNKLRQSSITNEISEIVGGANALQ
- the atpD gene encoding F0F1 ATP synthase subunit beta, translating into MSNNIGKVVQVIGPVVDVRFDAGHLPAIYNAIHIYHDHKAHDRQKIVVEVMQHLGDDTVRCVAMSSTDGMTRNMEAEDTGAPISVPVGEGVLGRIFNVLGETVDHDPAPVVADEKWPIHRPAPKFDDLSPDTQILETGIKVVDLIAPYVKGGKIGLFGGAGVGKTVLIMELIHNVATEHGGYSVFSGVGERTREGNDLWNEMKESGVINKTALVYGQMNEPPGARMRVGLTGLTMAEYFRDVKKQDVLLFIDNIFRFIQAGSEVSALLGRMPSAVGYQPTLANDVGALQERITSTKEGSITSVQAVYVPADDLTDPAPAATFAHLDATTVLSRSIAELGIYPAVDPLDSTSRILDPHVLGEEHYAVARGVQEVLQKYRDLQDIIAILGMEELSDEDKLTVSRARKIQRFLSQPFFVAEVFTGSPGKYVPLSETLRGFREILDGKHDELPEGAFYMVGTIDEAVQKAKEMQEKGE
- a CDS encoding fumarate hydratase, whose translation is MREIQVSEITKTVRQMCMDAAYHLPKDIYEGLKKGRETEESSVGRIVLDQIIKNAEIADAEDRPYCQDTGMTMVFLKVGQDVHFVGGDLTEAINAGVAAGYVEGYLRKSVVAEPLFNRKNTQNNTPAIIYTEIVPGDKVDIQVELKGFGSENKSDVAMLVPADGVEGVKNAVLEIVKHAGPNPCPPIVLGIGIGGTMDQAAVMSKKALLRDISVPHKDADYAKLEEEIMEMVNKTGIGPQLGGTTTCIGVNIEWGATHIAGLPVAVTIMCHAARHAHVVL
- the atpA gene encoding F0F1 ATP synthase subunit alpha; amino-acid sequence: MKMKPEEITAIIKQQIQDYDVDLNVDDVGTVLDVGDGIAHIYGLERAMAGELLELPHGVYGLVLNLELDNVGAVLLGDDFLIKEGDQVRRTGKIMDVPAGDALIGRVVNPLGQPLDGKGAIQATERRPIEHPAPGIADRQSVNEPLQTGLKAIDAMVPIGRGQRELIIGDRGTGKTAIALDTILNQKGKDVICIYVAIGQKESTVARVVQKLEEAGAMEYTIVVSASASTGAPLQYIAPYAGVAMGEYFMYQGKHVLCVYDDLTKQAAAYRAMSLLLRRPPGREAYPGDVFYLHSRLLERAAKLSSELGGGSITALPIIETQAGDVSAYIPTNVISITDGQIFLGTDMFYSGIRPAVDVGLSVSRVGGSAQTKAMKQVAGQLRLDLAQYRELAAFAQFGSDLDAATRAQLDRGERLTEMLKQGQYEPMSVAEMVINLYAGTKGYLADIQVADVLSFEAELLRYVKANYPEIITNIETSKKIDEETENLLKQAIPECVEAFGSTHTLVSRKEA